One Nostoc punctiforme PCC 73102 DNA window includes the following coding sequences:
- a CDS encoding plasmid pRiA4b ORF-3 family protein codes for MEDLFARLERTLNPELPSLTESQQTLLQELSIDENQPGTILRDFQTLIDSLQPNGVEVSSVNNLLPLKVLSELNSCLSHPIEIKLKRPVQKSYPYINGLYLLLRSSGIAQIRSQGKKQILVLDAATLQSWSNLNLTERYFNLLEAWLIWGNNEILGEHQDSFGNLFRCIQLWPRVPDKGLKSPKYEHQHDISYYPGLHNFALLELFGLLSIKHGKPTEGKGWRITSLQRLPFGDAMLQLLFPLGIRGELQDEVNVTFGKLQSHFQPFFPEWEHNLLVSKQGFTDGIYIFKVSISKAWRRIAIPAKKPLSWLAETILDAFDFDYDHLYEFSYKDYFGRIIKIGHAYMETPPFADQVQIGDVSLEPGGKMTYLYDFGDSWKFDVQLEAINPPDNKIKKPKILEVHGNAPQQYWSEDDE; via the coding sequence ATGGAAGATTTATTTGCGCGGCTAGAACGCACACTCAATCCTGAACTACCTTCCCTAACAGAGTCACAACAAACACTTCTGCAAGAACTCAGTATTGATGAAAATCAACCCGGTACAATTCTGCGTGATTTTCAAACTCTGATAGATTCATTACAACCGAATGGAGTGGAAGTTAGTAGTGTTAATAATCTTCTACCACTGAAAGTACTATCAGAATTGAATTCTTGCTTAAGTCACCCAATTGAAATTAAACTCAAGCGCCCCGTACAGAAATCATACCCCTACATTAATGGACTATACCTGTTATTACGTAGTTCTGGGATAGCCCAAATTAGATCCCAAGGGAAGAAGCAGATTTTAGTTTTAGACGCAGCAACTTTGCAATCATGGTCAAACCTGAATTTAACAGAACGCTATTTCAATTTATTAGAAGCCTGGTTGATTTGGGGAAATAATGAAATCTTAGGTGAACATCAAGATTCATTTGGGAATTTATTTAGATGTATTCAACTTTGGCCCCGCGTCCCAGATAAAGGTTTAAAATCCCCTAAATATGAACACCAACACGATATTAGTTATTATCCTGGTCTGCATAATTTTGCCCTGTTAGAGTTATTTGGATTGTTATCTATTAAACATGGCAAGCCAACAGAAGGCAAAGGGTGGCGCATTACAAGTTTACAACGCTTGCCTTTTGGAGATGCTATGTTGCAACTACTATTTCCACTAGGTATACGAGGAGAATTACAGGATGAGGTTAATGTAACTTTTGGAAAGTTGCAGTCACATTTTCAACCATTTTTTCCAGAATGGGAGCATAATTTACTGGTTTCCAAGCAAGGCTTTACTGACGGGATTTATATTTTTAAAGTGTCTATTTCTAAAGCTTGGCGACGCATTGCCATACCAGCCAAAAAACCATTAAGCTGGCTAGCAGAGACAATTCTTGATGCTTTTGACTTTGATTACGATCACTTGTACGAGTTTAGTTATAAAGACTATTTTGGTCGCATCATAAAAATCGGTCATGCCTATATGGAAACACCCCCATTTGCCGACCAAGTGCAGATTGGTGATGTGTCTCTAGAACCAGGTGGTAAAATGACCTATCTTTATGATTTTGGTGATAGCTGGAAATTTGATGTGCAGTTAGAAGCAATTAATCCACCTGATAACAAAATCAAAAAACCAAAAATTTTAGAAGTTCACGGAAATGCACCTCAACAGTATTGGAGTGAGGATGATGAATAG
- a CDS encoding GFA family protein produces MIPYTGGCQCRQIRYEIHAQPLTLYLCHCKECQKQSSSAFGMSLTVLRDSVVIVQGKPKAWTRKNDNGREVNNLFCGDCGTRLFHERTYKTDTINVKAGTLDDTSWLQPVGNIWTRSAQSWVIISDQLLNYDGQPEDTQPLWEKWKQQHP; encoded by the coding sequence GTGATTCCATATACTGGAGGTTGTCAATGTAGACAGATTCGTTATGAAATTCATGCCCAACCTTTAACTCTTTATCTATGCCACTGCAAGGAGTGTCAGAAACAATCGTCTAGTGCTTTTGGTATGTCTCTTACAGTACTACGAGATTCTGTTGTAATTGTTCAGGGAAAACCGAAAGCTTGGACTCGGAAAAATGATAACGGACGTGAAGTAAATAACCTATTCTGTGGCGACTGCGGAACGCGATTGTTTCATGAACGGACTTATAAAACCGATACTATCAATGTCAAAGCTGGAACCTTAGATGATACAAGTTGGTTACAGCCAGTAGGTAATATTTGGACACGCAGTGCCCAGTCATGGGTGATAATTTCAGATCAATTGCTCAACTATGATGGGCAACCAGAGGATACGCAGCCTTTATGGGAAAAATGGAAACAACAACATCCATAA
- the cobO gene encoding cob(I)yrinic acid a,c-diamide adenosyltransferase yields the protein MKNDTPQELNQDQEIGRLIDEVMSSSLTDEQYRKKMQRRKEVQDKRIAEAVPEKGLIIVNTGNGKGKTTAALGMVLRSLGHGYKVAIVQFIKGSWEPSEKRVFSYWEDQIEFHAMGEGFTWETQDRDRDLDKASAAWEKSLEYIRNPDFHLVLLDEINIALKMAYLPLEDVLAGLAQKPANKHVILTGRGAPAGLIERADLVTEMTLIKHPFRDQGVKAQPGIEY from the coding sequence ATGAAAAACGATACACCACAAGAATTAAACCAAGATCAAGAAATTGGGCGCTTAATTGATGAGGTAATGTCTTCATCTCTAACTGATGAACAGTACCGCAAAAAAATGCAGCGACGCAAAGAAGTACAAGACAAGCGCATAGCAGAAGCTGTACCAGAAAAAGGGTTAATTATTGTAAATACTGGTAATGGTAAAGGTAAAACCACTGCGGCTTTGGGGATGGTGTTACGATCGCTAGGTCACGGCTATAAAGTAGCGATCGTCCAATTCATCAAGGGAAGCTGGGAACCTTCAGAAAAAAGGGTTTTCAGCTATTGGGAAGACCAGATAGAATTTCACGCAATGGGCGAAGGCTTCACTTGGGAAACTCAAGACCGCGATCGCGATCTTGACAAAGCTAGTGCCGCCTGGGAAAAATCATTAGAATATATTCGCAACCCAGACTTTCATCTGGTGTTGTTGGACGAAATTAATATCGCCCTCAAAATGGCTTACTTACCATTAGAGGACGTTTTGGCGGGTTTGGCGCAAAAACCAGCTAACAAGCACGTTATTCTCACAGGCAGAGGCGCACCAGCAGGTTTAATTGAGCGTGCTGACCTCGTAACCGAAATGACCTTAATTAAGCACCCTTTCCGCGATCAAGGCGTGAAAGCGCAACCAGGAATTGAGTATTAA